The Sporosarcina ureae genome includes a region encoding these proteins:
- the rplR gene encoding 50S ribosomal protein L18 gives MITKQDKNAVRRKRHARVRTKISGTAERPRLNVYRSNKHIYAQLIDDLNGVTIVSASTRDKDVEAGSTGNTESAAKVGELIAKKAVEKDVKTVVFDRGGYLFHGRVKALADAARENGLEF, from the coding sequence CGCTGTCCGTAGAAAGCGTCACGCACGTGTGCGTACGAAAATCAGCGGAACTGCAGAGCGTCCACGTCTAAACGTTTATCGTTCAAACAAGCACATCTATGCACAATTGATTGATGACTTGAATGGCGTAACAATCGTTAGCGCTTCTACAAGAGATAAAGATGTTGAGGCAGGATCTACAGGTAACACTGAATCTGCAGCTAAAGTCGGCGAGCTTATTGCAAAGAAAGCTGTTGAAAAAGACGTCAAAACGGTTGTATTCGACCGCGGCGGATATCTTTTCCACGGCCGTGTAAAAGCATTAGCTGACGCTGCACGCGAAAATGGTCTGGAATTTTAA